Below is a window of Candidatus Cloacimonadota bacterium DNA.
ACTTACTATGCGGTTAAACTTATTCCAATCTTTATTAACATTGCATTCGCTGGTATGTTTTTGTACGGCAGTTCCAAATCCGAAATCTAATAGTAATGAATATCCAAATATCGACCACAACAAAGCCCAAAAACCGTACTCTTCCCTAGAAAGCCCTAGAAATAATATGCGGGTTAGGAAAATGGAGATAGTTATGCTTATAATCATCTTACCATAATTTGATACAGTATTGATGATCATGCGCTTACGCAATCCTAAACCGTTTGATTTCTCCATGATTTATCAGTTTAAAGAATACTAGATAAAACAAACATATATCAGGGCTGGGCAGTTTTTAATAAAAAAAGCACCTTACGGCTTTGTTGTAAATCCATATCTATTCCTTCTGAGCTTACTTTTGATACCTTGCCATGCCCATAAGCTTTCATTCTATGTTCTGCTACTCCTTTTGCAATCAAAAAATCTTTTACTGCTTTAGCACGATTTAGGGTAAGGGATAGATTATATCTCTCACTGGCGCGATGATCTGCAAAACCGTATATATCCAAAAAGAAGCCTGTATTCGATTGCATTAGGTCGGCAACTTGTTCTAGTTTTTCAAACTCTGTTGCTTCAATATCATATTCGTCGGTATCGAAAAAGATAGCTGGGAGGTTGTAGGTAAGGATTTCTTTAACCTCTTTTTCTATGTAGATAGTATCAATTTTGGTTTGAATAATAATCTCTGGGTCCGGTTTTTTAGGAGGAATAAACTCA
It encodes the following:
- a CDS encoding OmpA family protein is translated as MGHLKLSSFFMALIIIMLGACSKNKHAILNEEIGMFSQSIKISTLPTKATIYINEREIGTSPVNYKISHEDSRMINIKAIPIYPNQYTQNIFVMVPPIPKTMTIYMNHYPEDYDRSKESEFIPPKKPDPEIIIQTKIDTIYIEKEVKEILTYNLPAIFFDTDEYDIEATEFEKLEQVADLMQSNTGFFLDIYGFADHRASERYNLSLTLNRAKAVKDFLIAKGVAEHRMKAYGHGKVSKVSSEGIDMDLQQSRKVLFLLKTAQP